ACAGTTGCTGCTGCCGCCCAGGCCGCCGGACAGCGGATGACTGCTGCGGCAGCACTGGTGCCGGTCCAGGGAGCGAGAGCGAGAGGGACAGCACCAGGAAGACCAAGATGCCGGCGGCGGGACTGAGGAGGGCCGGCGGCCGGTTTCCTCTTGCGCGGGACGTCGGGAGCAGCGGCGCCAATGAGCGCTCCTCCTCGGTCCGCCGCGGCTTCGGCGGCGGCGTTGCAATGCCGCGCGCGTTGCTGGAGGACTCGGCGCCGGCGGTGGACGCCCCCGCGACGACCGGCAGGGAGCCGCCGCCCCCGGCCTCATCCGCGGCGTCTAGGGTCACGCCGGCGGTGCTGTTCGTCACGGTGGTCCTGGCCGTGGTGCTGCTCGTCTCCGGCCTGCTCCACGTCCTGCGCCGCCTCTTCCTCAAGAGCCGCCACGCCAGCGCAGGCGCCGGGGAGCGCCAGCTGCTGCAGCACGAGGACGCCGGCGGCGGCCTCGGCCAGGCCGCCATCGACGCGCTCCCTGAGTTCGCGTACGGCGAGCTGTCCGGCGGAGGCGCCGCCGCAAGCAGCAAGGGCAAGGGCAAGGGCAAGGAGAAGGCGGCCCGGCCGTTCGACTGCGCCGTCTGCCTCTGCGAGTTCGACGACCGCGACCGCCTCCGCCTGCTCCCGCCGTGCGGCCACGCCTTCCACGTCGCCTGCATCGACGTCTGGCTCCGCTCCAGCGCCACCTGCCCGCTCTGCCGCACCAGGCTCTCTGCGCCATCATCCGTCGGACCGGACGTCGAGGAGCAGAAACTGCAGCAGGACCATCAGCCACCAGACGACGAGAGCGGCGTCGTGCTCCCGCTCCCGGTTAGGCTCGGCCGGTTCAAGAACGCCGACGCCGAGTCCAGCACAGGCGCCACCAGCCGCATCGACGGGCGGAGGAGGTGCTACTCGATGGGCTCCTACCAGTACGTGCTCGCCGACGGCGACCACCTCCTGGTCTCCGTGCACCTGCGGCACGGCAATGCGCGCGGCGGGTCGGGCGCGGTGTGCGGCCCCAGCGCCGCCGCGCCCAGCGGCAGCGACCCGCGTCAGGGCAAGAAGGTGTTCGCGCGCGGCGACAGCTTCTCCGTGTCCAAGATCTGGCAGTGGCGCGGCAGCAAGCGGCTGCCCGGCGGCCTCTGCGCCGACGACGACGGCCTGCCGTGGGCGCCGGCGGCCAAGGATCGGACGACAAACACGAGGAGGCAACATAGCGACACTTGACTTGATCATACACAGCAGTAGACAAGACAGACAACCGACACACACGCTTCACCTTGTTGACTAGCGGCGGATTGGTAGTAGAATTTTGCTGGTGAAATCATTCCACGAACGACCAATTATTCACTCatgccaaaaaagaaaaaaaaaagaagcaTCTTTTTGGGTGATCTTGGTGTGCAACAAACTGTACAATAGTTTGATGACTAACGTTAATCCCAGCAGGTTGGCAGTGCAGAGCACAcacatatagatatagatatTAGCCCATAATTTTGTACTTGCACTGGAATATTCTTGTGTTTACTCTCCTCGTGCTTGTTTGTACTGTGCAGCAAAAAGATGGCAGTTCAGTCGCAGTGAGATGACTAAAAGGAAGGTGGGGAGAACATGATTAGTACTAGGAGTAACCTCTTAATGATTGACGAGAAGTAGATGGGCAGCTAGGACTAGGAGCTACCCCATCTCCTAACAATAAAACTCCGCAGCTGCTGGCCATTGTGCAGTGCAGATGACCGACGAGTTCGACGAGTACACTGTCACTAACTGGACCACACCAACCCCCTGGAGAAGTTTGCAATTTCAGTGTAGGCTCGCTCTACAGTAGAGTACAGATACTCACTTCctgtattattatttttttggTGATATTTTCTCCGTCAGAAACGAAGATCTGTCTGTGAAACGAATGATTACGATGATTCGAATTCGAGATTCTTTGCTGCTAGTTACGAGGCCGGTTTAGTTTGACTTGGCACGCTTGTAGTTGCAGTGTTGATCAATCTGCTGGTCAAGTAGACGGGAAATGCGCGCAGCCATCTGTTTAGGGGGTCTCAAAGGTAAACGGTTCTGCCAAGCTCTTCCGGAATCCTGTCTCCGATTGGTACTTGCGTTCCACTGCCGACGAGAGCACGTGTGGCTCTGCCTGCATAAAACGATGAAGAATCCCACCAACAGACTTGGGATCAGGACTAAGCTATGGTAGTGGGAGCAGAAACTGCAGGTAGTTGATGTGCTTAGACTTTAGAGGCACAGACACCATGGATGAGAATCTGATGGCCTCTACCTCACTTCTTAGGACTTAGGAGGCCTTGTTACATTAGAATTGGATTGAAGAGAATTGGACGAGATTAAATACATTCTTAGTCAAAATTGGATGTGGATTTAATCTTTCGTCAGGTCTTATTCGTTTGTCCAGAATTACATCCAGAATTGTTCTAGCTTATCCTAAACCCTAAACTAGGGAAGCAATTTGGCTAAAAATCATTCTAGCCCATCATTCCGTACAAACCAAACATACTGAACCAGGCCTCAATCCTCATGCAACTGAATAAGACCGACATGTATAACCTATATAAATGTCTTGTATCTTAATGTGTATTTTGAGATATTCTATTGAATAATATACAAGGTTTAGATATATTAGGAAAAATATATAAAGATGTTTTTTAGATGTATTTAATATTGGAGAGAACCGTAATATAATATCTAGATTGTACGTGTCCTTAACGAGATTCATCACATGTGGCCTGGCTGCCTGGCCCTGCAGCCAGACACCCGGGCTTGTTTTCAGTGAGGCAGGATAGGTACCATGGCTCCATCGCAACGGCTCCTGCTCGTGCTATGCAACCGGAAGGATCCAATCCAGCGTTCGAGCTCAACAACTGTCCCATGGACGGACGGACCGGATAGAGTGCAGGGGGAAAAAGTTGCATGGAGACCATGAGACAGTGGCGTCCTGTCGCGTTTGGACAGATCGATGCGTCGAGCTCACCAAAGCTCCACAGGTAGCTCCATCGGCATGAAAGTGTGCCCCTGCCTTTTCGTTGCGGCCGTTATCGGGTACCTGCCGGCTTGCCGAACCGGTAGTGGTTAGACTATATCTCCGGCAGTTCTCTATCTAATCTTCTATTTTAATGTTCACTTTGTATACACGTCATGTTGGACAGAGCTTTAGCTCGAATTGGTGTCATGCTTCATTGGTCTGATACACATTCTACACTTACCCTCCGCGGAATACAGCGATACAGTTGGTCACACAAGCGAGTAATAGTGTGTTTAGTTGGACGTACAATAAGGATAGAAAGGAATGGTGTAACACCTTGTTCAATCTCTGtaccagcggtacttactcctagcagctcTATAGGATCATATAACGTCCTCACAAACTAACACAAGTCTTTTATGTGCACTTtattcctcactcatgcgcactcgAGAAAACTTTTCGGTCGGTCACCCATTATAAATTGCTCTAAGCCAGACATGTTTAACTTGgatgttctttcgagataggcttccgaaaaagaagatgcacctttttAGTATAAATACTCTATAAATTCTATTAAACCTTAggacaggatatcaccatcctagaggctaggatatcacaatccacccccttagaagaccgacgtcctcgtcggtcaaccccaatccaggaacctcccctcttagccatgtctgtgtttagtgtcgtcatatgtcatgtcatgtgaccactccggacccacatgcgccatgcgccatatacccgaacctccTAGACCACACACGTtcgtgaaacctcgagggtcggctctgataccacttataacACCATGTTCAATCCCGGACCTGCGGTACTTACTTCTGGCAGCTTTCTAGAATTATATATCgtccccatagaccaacacaagtcttttatGCGCATTTTGACCTCActtatgcgcacccgagaaaacttttcggtcggtcacccatcacaaattgctccaagccaagaacgtttaacttggaggttctttcgagatagacttCCGAAAAAGAAAATACACCTTAtttgtatggatactctattaattctattaagtgtTGGACCAGGATATCAGCATAACAGGGTTAGGATATCACAAACGACCATATTTTCTATAGTGTTTGAATACGATTCATGTATGAGCGAAGTAAACACCACGACAATTTTTTATAGCGGTGCCTATGTTGATTGGAAGACTTTCTTGAGTCGTTTCAACATAGCCGGTCCTAAGCCCAGTAAAGGAGGAGGGTTGTGTTAGGTCCGGCAAACCAATGTAAAAACCAGCCAAATCTTATGGAGATGAAACCACAAAGAAAATCGTTGGGGGCGTAACCCTCTTAGCGACGCGCCATATCGGAACCCGAGTATGGTGTTAAATGAGCAAGGGTCGGGCCGTCACCCCTTAAGTGACACGCTGTCTCTTGATCTGGAGCCGGTGATAAGTGAGCAAGGATCGGGTCATCGCATCCTTAGTGGCGCGCTACATCGGCGCTCGGGTGTAGTGGAAAATGAGCAAGGGTCTTTGCATCTTCCTCGGCGGGTGTGAAGGGTAAGGAAGCTAGTCGAGCCAACTAGGGTTCGTGTAGGTAGTTGGAACGTAGGTTCCTTAACAGGTAAGTTACGAGAAATAGTCGACGTTGCGGTGAGGAGACGGGTAAATATTTTATGCGTTCAAGAGACCAAGTGGAAAGGACAGAAGGCGAAGGAAGTGGAAGGtacagtgaaagggaaataggcttacaccttttcctaaatagattttggtggttgaattgcccaacacaaataattggactaactagtttgctctagattataagatttacaggtgccaaaggttcacaatagaccaataaagagaccaagaaagggttcaaacaaagagagccaatgacaacccaaaggcaccctggtctggcgcaccggactgtccggtgtgccaccagacagtgtcaggtgcaccagggaactcgacactgaactcctcaccttcgggaaaatcagagggcgctccgctataattcaccggaccgtccggtgaggcaccggacagtatccggtggcacaccggactgtccggtgtgccaacggagcaacggttacttcaagcgcaacggtcgactgcaacacatttaatgtgcgcctgcgcgcgtagaggtcagagcacgtgcagttggcgcaccggacaatctacaggagatgtccggtgcaccaccggacagcccagaggccccacaagtcagagctccaacggtcgaaccctaacggctggctgacgtggctggcgcaccgaacagtgtccggtggcgcaccggactgtccggtgcgccatgcgacaacagacttccaacggccacattttggtggttggggctataaataccccaaccaccccacattcaattgcatccaagtttctgcacttctacaccttacaagagctatagcattcaatacaagacacaccaaagagatcaaatcctctcccaactccacacaaagctctagtgattagagagagagagatttattgtgttcatttgagctcttgcgcttggattgcttcttttccttctcactctttcttgtgacaaactcaattgtaaccaaggcaagagacaccaattgtgtggtggtccttgcggggacttagtgtcccgtgtgattgagaagagaagctcactcggtctaagtgaccgtttgagagagggaaagggttga
This portion of the Zea mays cultivar B73 chromosome 2, Zm-B73-REFERENCE-NAM-5.0, whole genome shotgun sequence genome encodes:
- the LOC100384078 gene encoding uncharacterized LOC100384078, with product MASLSRFNLASDCSTSPDPSPHRLHSCCCRPGRRTADDCCGSTGAGPGSESERDSTRKTKMPAAGLRRAGGRFPLARDVGSSGANERSSSVRRGFGGGVAMPRALLEDSAPAVDAPATTGREPPPPASSAASRVTPAVLFVTVVLAVVLLVSGLLHVLRRLFLKSRHASAGAGERQLLQHEDAGGGLGQAAIDALPEFAYGELSGGGAAASSKGKGKGKEKAARPFDCAVCLCEFDDRDRLRLLPPCGHAFHVACIDVWLRSSATCPLCRTRLSAPSSVGPDVEEQKLQQDHQPPDDESGVVLPLPVRLGRFKNADAESSTGATSRIDGRRRCYSMGSYQYVLADGDHLLVSVHLRHGNARGGSGAVCGPSAAAPSGSDPRQGKKVFARGDSFSVSKIWQWRGSKRLPGGLCADDDGLPWAPAAKDRTTNTRRQHSDT